A genomic stretch from Candidatus Margulisiibacteriota bacterium includes:
- a CDS encoding InlB B-repeat-containing protein, with product MTYILDGGTNNLSNPSTYNIETPSITFLAPTKTGYDFNGWTITGVSKGSTGNKTTTAS from the coding sequence ATAACTTATATTTTAGATGGTGGAACTAACAATCTTAGTAACCCTTCAACTTATAACATTGAAACACCTTCAATTACTTTTCTCGCTCCTACCAAAACTGGCTATGATTTTAATGGTTGGACAATAACTGGTGTAAGTAAAGGTAGTACAGGTAACAAAACTACTACTGCAAGCTGA